Within Vigna unguiculata cultivar IT97K-499-35 chromosome 2, ASM411807v1, whole genome shotgun sequence, the genomic segment acatattttttaaacatgtgtgatattatattagtataatgtaatattattaagttaatatataaaataaaattatatttttaaatataaagtaaaaaatattggaagaataattgttaataaatagaagaaaaaagaagcagaaatatacatttttataaataatttgtaaaaataatgattaatttttaaaattttaataaataattatatgttaaaaaataaaattgatatgaaagatgaaaatatGTGACGAAACATTATCCTCTTTTcttattaatagtttttataTTAGTAGACCAATTTATTCCTCTTAAGATTTTacttgagcaatttgtatgatATGAGAacacttttagttttttatttgaattcaaaatgcaaaaaaagtaaaaaagtgaagataaattaaagaaaagtcTTGGATTTTCTGACTTATTTTCAAAGAATTTCAGCACGTGTGTCTTGTCAGACCCATAATCTAAACCGGTAAgaacaaattttttcaaatgtatGAAATTGTGAATGAAGATTATTATAACAttgctgaaaaaaaaatcaaaaccacttttaaaattaataatagctATTATAACAAAGAATATCATCCatatatgatatatgtatacaataataatgaaaataataaaaaaattgcaaacaaTTATCAACCCAAGTGGCACGTGACAATAGAATTGATTTCCGACAAACGAGTCACACTAACTGCTATTCCAAACACATACACACACGTTTTGAATATAAATTGTTAAggatttttcatctttattctCAACTTTCGAGCAACTTGTGCTGCTTTAGGATGACTCGGTCGCTTGTTACTATGGTACTGTTCTACCTCAACCCAATTCATAACTTTCAATATCAGAGACTGAGGAACTTTCCTCACATCCCCATCTGATGCATCCTTCGTTTTCTTCAAACCCGTTTCCAAGGCCTTCTCGATGAACTCCATAAACCAGTTTCCAGCTTCTGTTTCAATCTGCTTTCCCAGTTTGATTGTGTTACTCAAGCTGCATGATCCCCCTGGTTTCTtattctcatcattttcaattaTAGGTTCAAGAGGCATCTTTGTAAACGGGGTAGAACCTTTCTTCTCCAAAATCTCCTTTCTTAGGGGCCTTTTTTGCTCCTGCTTTTCAGGAATGGCAGCCATTGACTTGTTGTACACAGCACAACCCCTTCTTTTCGACAAGTTTGAGGATTCACTGTTCCCAGAATGGTCGTAGTTCTCCACTACTTCATGCAAAACCTGCGGTTCTTGCTTCAACTCTGAAGCTGAAGTAGCAGCTTGTATCGACACCATTTCATTAACCGCTTGCACAATCTCGTTATGGAATTCCAAAAACCGTTCAAAACAAGCCGCAGGAGCATCAGTTCGAGCTGACTTGCATAGATTTGAGAACGTcctgaaagaaaacaaaagcaaaaaagACATTCCCTACATCAGTatgcaaaacaacaaaataaagacCATTTCATATTGTCTTTATTTCTCCAAATGCATGAGAAAGAAGCATACTTGAGGGACCGAACTACTGTCTCAGTAGCTGAAGCATCTCTTAAAGCTTGAAGGGCAATCTTCTGAGCTACTTCTCTCTGCTGTACAGCTTCCTGCGAAGCAAAAACAAGTTTCTATTCAACCATTGaaccaaaaaggcaaaaagATAAACATAATTTATGATTCTACCTTTCCCAGAGAGCTGAGCTTTCCAGGTAAATTCACGGGGAGGCTAAGGTTGTTGCAATTATCAAAAGCTGAATTAGTAGTAGACTGAGATTGGGGTTGAAAAGTGACATTTGAATCCAGATTGTGATTCTTCAACCGCGGTGGGGGAGTCCCACTTTTCTTCTCCTGCACATGAAATGAAATTCACAACTTTCACACACAAGTCCTAACAAATATTGAAGAAGATAATGAACTAACATAGTATTGATGTGAACAatgaaagaggaaaagaaaaatgtaccTACAGCTGACTTGAAGGGGCTAGCAACAGGGATTCTATGTTCTCGTTCGGAAACACTCCTGCTCCTGCTAAACTTGCCATTGGAAGAGACAAGAACACAGCTTTTCCTCATCAATGCAGGACTTTCCCCTTTGGCATCACTCATCTTGGCAAGAAGCCCTCCACCAACAGAGCATCTCACAGCAGAAACTGGAGTACCCTCTCTCCCAACCTTCCCTCTAACCAAAGGTGAAGACATTGCCGCGTGTTGAAAACCCCCATTCCTCGCTTTCACAGGGGTACACTGGTCAAAGTCCAAATTCACCGGCTTGAACACCATAGGAGAAGAAACCGAAAccccatcaccaccaccaccacaaccgtTATTTCCCCAAGACCCTCTTCTGGGAACAGAACTGGGCTTCTGGGCCCTCAGACCCATCAAGGGCTCGGGCGTGCCCACCAGAGGGTGTCTTCCGGGGAGGGGCTTGGCGCCGCGGAGGACGGGAACCGGCGAGCCCGGTTCCAAGCAATCGACGTAGATGAACTGGCCGAGCTGCATCTTGTTGCTGAGAACGACGTCGTCTTGGTCGGAGGGAAGACTCGCGTAGATAGAGTGTGAGGAATCGGAGACCTTGATGTAGAAGCCCTGTTTGGGGATCAAATTCTTCTCGTCGAGGTCGGCGGGGACGATGTCGGTGACCTGCAAGAGTGAGCTGCGGTGCTCGCTCGTCGGTTTCACGCCCGTGTTCAGACCGTTCAGGAGCTTCAACACGATCCCCGGAGCGAGTGTTGCCATAatagtgatgatgatgatgatgactgtGTTGGAATTGGAATCTTTTGAGGTTGGGGAAAGGGACGAAGAAAAGAATGAAGAAAGGAGGAGCGTGGTGGTGTTCTTGGTTGGGTTCTTCTGTGTGTTTTTTTCGCGAGACAAGTGGCCGTTGATAACGGTAAGTAGGGTTATGTGTCTCGCTTTTCGAATTTCGGAACGTTGGGATAACGGTCGTATTTTTTTTGCGGtgagaaaggaaaataataatagtaatataataatgcatgaaaaaaatagtaataataatgcatgacaaaaaaataaaaccttttttttttatttagtttgttttttaGCGTTGATTTTTCATGCATTTCAAATTACGGTTGGTTTTAGATGAACAATAAAAGAAGATTTTTacgaaaaatatgaaatttccTTCATAAAAGAGAAAGTTTGAGTAATTTTGCGGTGGAAAAAAacgaataatttaaaaatatttatactttataaataaatgctattattatttaattttattggtagtatcatttatttattatttttatcataaaagcAAAgcaagtaaaaagaaaaaaaaaaaaaaaagataacaagGAGTTATCTAACTAATTGTGCGACACGCTATAAAGATTAAGAAGTGAGTTGCTTGCACATAATAATCATGTaa encodes:
- the LOC114171354 gene encoding uncharacterized protein LOC114171354 translates to MATLAPGIVLKLLNGLNTGVKPTSEHRSSLLQVTDIVPADLDEKNLIPKQGFYIKVSDSSHSIYASLPSDQDDVVLSNKMQLGQFIYVDCLEPGSPVPVLRGAKPLPGRHPLVGTPEPLMGLRAQKPSSVPRRGSWGNNGCGGGGDGVSVSSPMVFKPVNLDFDQCTPVKARNGGFQHAAMSSPLVRGKVGREGTPVSAVRCSVGGGLLAKMSDAKGESPALMRKSCVLVSSNGKFSRSRSVSEREHRIPVASPFKSAEKKSGTPPPRLKNHNLDSNVTFQPQSQSTTNSAFDNCNNLSLPVNLPGKLSSLGKEAVQQREVAQKIALQALRDASATETVVRSLKTFSNLCKSARTDAPAACFERFLEFHNEIVQAVNEMVSIQAATSASELKQEPQVLHEVVENYDHSGNSESSNLSKRRGCAVYNKSMAAIPEKQEQKRPLRKEILEKKGSTPFTKMPLEPIIENDENKKPGGSCSLSNTIKLGKQIETEAGNWFMEFIEKALETGLKKTKDASDGDVRKVPQSLILKVMNWVEVEQYHSNKRPSHPKAAQVARKLRIKMKNP